One window of Quercus robur chromosome 5, dhQueRobu3.1, whole genome shotgun sequence genomic DNA carries:
- the LOC126728308 gene encoding uncharacterized protein LOC126728308 has translation MAIALRYVDKLGHVNERFLGITHVNNTSAVTLKSAIEEVFNKHSLSISRLRGQGHDGASNMRGELNGLKTLILKDNPSAYYVNCFAHQFQLKLVAVAKNHIQIATFFNLVAKVFNIVGTSCKRRDILRKKHNAEVIEALKNNEISTGHGLNQEMSLKRPGDTRWSSHYGALVNLIHMFSSVIDVIETIIEDGLDSDQRAEANILIGLLQTFEFVFDLHLMKGVFGISNELSQALQRKDQDIVNAMKLVDISKQRLQAMRDDGWNTLLEEVSTFCAKNNIDVPDMDDLYQPRPRRKAQNMKNSHHYQVELFYTVIDMQLQELNSRFENSKLLLCVACLNPDNLFSAFNKEKLIRLAQFYPSDFSTVQVSFLDNQLETYIHDMWSTEEFSTLKGIGQLAEKMVEMKKNVSYPLVYSLVTLALILPVATATVERAFSAMNIIKNRLRNRIGDQWMNDCLVTYIEKDIFKTIECEEIMQRFQNMKNRRGQLSKIS, from the coding sequence ATGGCAATTGCTTTGCGCTATGTGGACAAATTGGGACATGTGAATGAGCGCTTTTTAGGCATTACACATGTTAATAATACATCAGCAGTGACACTAAAGAGTGCAATTGAGgaagtatttaataaacatagCTTAAGCATTAGTAGATTGCGGGGACAAGGCCACGACGGGGCAAGCAACATGCGAGGTGAGTTAAATGGACTAAAAACTCTTATTTTGAAAGATAATCCTTCTGCCTATTATGTCAATTGCTTTGCACATCAGTTTCAACTAAAATTAGTTGCAGTAGCAAAAAATCACATCCAAATTGCAACCTTTTTTAACTTGGTTGCAAAGGTATTCAATATTGTTGGAACATCATGTAAACGTCGTGATATTCTTCGCAAAAAACATAATGCTGAAGTTATAGAAgcactaaaaaataatgaaatttcaaCTGGTCATGGCTTGAATCAAGAAATGAGTCTAAAAAGACCTGGAGATACACGTTGGAGTTCTCATTATGGTGCACTTGTAAATCTTATTCACATGTTTTCTTCTGTAATTGATGTGATTGAAACTATTATAGAAGATGGTTTAGATTCTGATCAGAGAGCAGAAGCAAATATCTTAATTGGTTTACTCCAGACATTTGAATTCGTGTTTGATTTACATTTGATGAAAGGTGTGTTTGGCATAAGTAATGAGTTGTCACAGGCATTACAACGAAAAGATCAAGATATTGTGAATGCTATGAAGTTGGTTGACATTTCAAAGCAACGTTTACAAGCCATGAGAGATGATGGGTGGAACACTTTGCTAGAGGAGGTTTCTACATTTTgtgcaaaaaataatattgatgTTCCTGATATGGATGATTTATATCAACCTCGGCCACGACGAAAagctcaaaacatgaaaaattcaCATCATTATCAAGTGGAGCTTTTTTATACTGTTATAGATATGCAACTTCAGGAACTTAATAGTCgttttgaaaattctaaattattaCTTTGTGTTGCGTGTTTGAACCCAGATAACTTATTTTCAGCATTCAACAAGGAGAAATTGATTCGGCTTGCTCAGTTTTATCCAAGTGATTTTTCAACAGTTCAAGTTTCTTTCTTGGATAACCAACTTGAGACATACATCCATGACATGTGGTCCACTGAAGAGTTTTCAACACTTAAAGGAATTGGACAGCTTGCTGAAAAGAtggtagaaatgaaaaagaatgttTCATATCCATTGGTTTACTCATTAGTGACTTTGGCATTGATCTTACCAGTTGCAACAGCTACTGTTGAAAGAGCTTTTTCAGCaatgaacataattaaaaatcgATTACGCAATCGAATAGGAGAtcagtggatgaatgattgcttaGTCACATATATTGAGAAAGATATATTCAAAACTATTGAATGTGAAGAAATCATGCAGcggtttcaaaatatgaaaaatcgtCGAGGCCAATTGAGTAAAATAAGCTag
- the LOC126728309 gene encoding uncharacterized protein LOC126728309 — protein MASNKGKILRELMAARGKGQSSKAPAKSQTSVLPPTTPQIPADLGLKVNPNLKKKRSVESLEEGKVGPRQGSKQQKTTQEHRDKRAPFVESQEEMERAEVCVPPRTWSPRLEVDGVAIPYNASIREYNRGREGDIEAYRRFSQSKLFLSLKRELAMITQQVFVAKEWCRDNRKLADVEALSRAKVEKALGALKLDHYELSEKLKEAESGCKSAEAGLKTAEKQADDQRQKLYVTETNLATEKQAVLDLKAALQKAKEEARLAKEEAQLVKEAAEAEKRAAYQLGVEETEARLSEELPEVCRDYGSISWAQALNAAGIPADSALRLLEKVAVRVEDVEEEKGKGKGKGKKTSSKAKDLAKEAITEAEDHGAGPQVKDVPSPQPEQKEDPPAES, from the exons ATGGCCTCCAACAAAGGAAAAATTTTGCGAGAGCTAATGGCTGCCCGAGGCAAGGGGCAATCATCGAAGGCGCCTGCCAAGTCCCAGACCTCTGTCCTTCCTCCTACTACTCCGCAAATCCCTGCTGATCTCGGCTTGAAAGTTAATCCCaacctgaagaagaaaaggtcGGTTGAGTCCCTCGAGGAAGGCAAGGTGGGTCCTCGCCAGGGCagtaaacaacaaaaaacaactcAGGAGCATCGGGACAAAAGGGCTCCATTTGTGGAGAGCCAAGAGGAGATGGAGCGGGCTGAAGTGTGTGTGCCTCCGCGCACTTGGAGCCCCCGACTCGAAGTGGACGGAGTAGCCATTCCCTATAATGCTTCAATTCGAGAGTATAATAGGGGCCGAGAGGG GGACATAGAGGCTTACAGGCGATTTTCACAGTCTAAACTCTTCTTATCCCTGAAGAGAGAGCTTGCGATG ATCACTCAACAAGTATTTGTGGCCAAGGAGTGGTGCCGCGACAATCGTAAGTTAGCTGATGTTGAAGCCCTCTCTCGTGCTAAGGTGGAGAAGGCTCTAGGAGCCCTCAAGCTGGATCATTACGAGCTATCTGAGAAGCTCAAGGAGGCTGAGTCAGGCTGTAAGAGTGCTGAGGCTGGCTTGAAGACTGCTGAAAAACAAGCTGACGATCAACGCCAGAAACTGTACGTGACTGAGACCAACCTTGCTACTGAAAAGCAAGCCGTACTGGATCTCAAGGCCGCGTTGCAGAAAGCCAAAGAAGAGGCCCGGCTTGCCAAGGAAGAAGCTCAACTAGTCAAGGAAGCAGCTGAGGCTGAAAAAAGGGCTGCTTACCAGCTCGGAGTGGAGGAGACTGAGGCAAGGCTTTCCGAGGAGCTGCCAGAGGTATGCAGGGATTACGGCAGCATTTCATGGGCTCAGGCTCTTAATGCTGCAGGGATCCCTGCAGACTCTGCCTTGAGATTGCTCGAGAAG GTCGCCGTCCGGGTTGAGGATGTGGAGGAAGAGAAGGGTAAAGGCAAGGGTAAGGGAAAGAAAACCTCCTCCAAGGCCAAGGATCTTGCTAAGGAAGCAATCACTGAGGCTGAGGATCATGGGGCAGGTCCCCAAGTCAAGGATGTTCcatctcctcagccagagcaaaaagaagatcctcctgctgAGTCTTAG